One genomic window of Verrucomicrobiota bacterium includes the following:
- a CDS encoding transport protein RbsD/FucU, producing MLQKGILNPHVLSLLARVRHTNTLVIADWAFPYWPEIETVDLSLTAGIPTVLQVLEQIRPNYLIGEVFMAEEFLRTNPKRVLTSFEKAFAGLKVTREPHLDFKKRVPKAIGLIRTGDTTKYGNLILESV from the coding sequence ATCCTCAATCCTCACGTCCTGTCGTTGCTCGCCCGGGTGCGGCATACCAACACGCTGGTCATTGCCGACTGGGCTTTTCCGTATTGGCCGGAAATCGAAACCGTGGACCTTTCTCTGACGGCCGGCATTCCCACCGTCTTGCAGGTGTTGGAACAGATTCGTCCGAATTATTTGATCGGCGAGGTCTTTATGGCCGAGGAGTTTTTGCGCACGAATCCCAAGCGAGTCTTGACCTCGTTCGAGAAGGCTTTCGCGGGTTTGAAGGTCACGCGCGAGCCTCATCTTGATTTCAAAAAGCGCGTGCCCAAAGCGATCGGGTTGATTCGCACCGGTGACACGACCAAGTACGGCAACCTCATCCTGGAATCCGTGTGA
- a CDS encoding sugar phosphate isomerase/epimerase gives MRSAVTISLVPEARGGPFVYWETLAESCRRAKSLGFDGVEIFSPGPETLRDPALAEVVFGSGLFIAALGTGAGWLKHKLRLTDAQAEIRLRAIEFLREMLEAASRLAAPLIIGSMQGRWEGAVSKAEALDWLGEGMSELDTLAGRLGGRLLLEPLNRYESNLLNRTSEGMEFIRRHECRNTMVLADLYHMNIEEADVGEALRDLGESLGHVHFADSNRLAMGLGHTDAGRVARVLKSMEYDGYVSAEVLPLPSSDEAAAQTIRTFRACFG, from the coding sequence ATTCGTTCGGCGGTTACGATCTCATTGGTGCCGGAGGCGCGGGGCGGCCCTTTTGTGTATTGGGAAACGTTGGCGGAGTCATGCCGGCGGGCCAAGAGCCTGGGGTTTGACGGGGTGGAGATCTTTTCGCCGGGACCGGAAACCTTGCGGGATCCGGCGCTGGCGGAGGTGGTGTTCGGTTCGGGGCTTTTCATTGCGGCATTGGGCACGGGGGCGGGTTGGTTGAAGCACAAGCTTCGTTTGACCGATGCCCAGGCGGAGATTCGGCTGAGAGCGATCGAGTTCTTGCGGGAGATGTTGGAAGCTGCGTCGAGGTTGGCGGCCCCTTTGATCATTGGTTCGATGCAAGGCCGGTGGGAAGGTGCCGTTTCCAAGGCGGAGGCTTTGGACTGGCTGGGGGAAGGCATGTCGGAGTTGGACACGTTGGCGGGGCGTCTGGGCGGACGGTTATTGCTGGAGCCGCTCAACCGGTATGAGTCCAATTTGTTGAATCGCACGTCGGAGGGGATGGAATTCATTCGGCGCCACGAATGTCGGAACACCATGGTTCTGGCGGATCTTTACCACATGAACATTGAGGAGGCCGATGTGGGGGAGGCGTTGAGGGATTTGGGCGAGTCGCTGGGCCACGTCCATTTCGCGGATTCCAATCGATTGGCCATGGGTTTGGGACATACGGATGCGGGGCGGGTGGCACGAGTCCTGAAGTCCATGGAGTATGATGGTTATGTTTCGGCGGAGGTGTTGCCACTTCCGAGCAGCGACGAGGCCGCCGCGCAAACCATTCGGACTTTCCGGGCTTGTTTTGGCTGA